The Arachis ipaensis cultivar K30076 chromosome B07, Araip1.1, whole genome shotgun sequence genome includes a window with the following:
- the LOC107610182 gene encoding uncharacterized protein LOC107610182, protein MELGAAAELLSQRRKGEANVTHGGEEGAAVEPRPFALFVYRRCCSLRVRREEKMLTCTIVPRYLRRAFIIVAPYSRCHQHLLPLPLRVTQQRRSRSSSAAVAGDLGCCCSYGGEKRLHHPLRFDIEPLFLTLIDAAAAVSVALKSPLQLPV, encoded by the exons ATGGAGCTTGGCGCCGCTGCCGAGCTGCTGTCGCAGAGAAGAAAGGGAGAGGCGAACGTGACCCACGGAGGAGAGGAAGGAGCTGCCGTCGAGCCACGCCCCTTTGCCTTGTTCGTGTATCGCCGTTGCTGTTCGCTGAGGGTGAGACGCGAAGAGAAGATGCTGACCTGCACCATCGTGCCTCGCTATCTTCGTCGAGCCTTCATCATTGTCGCTCCCTATTCCCGTTGCCATCAGCATTTGCTGCCGCTGCCATTGAGAGTGACGCAGCAGAGGAGGAGTCGTTCCTCTTCCGCCGCTGTCGCCGGAGACCTTGGTTGCTGCTGTTCATATGG GGGAGAGAAGCGGCTGCACCATCCTCTTCGTTTTGACATTGAACCTCTATTCCTAACCCT AATTGATGCTGCTGCCGCCGTCTCGGTTGCGTTGAAATCGCCGCTACAGTTGCCAGTTTAG